From a region of the Fischerella sp. JS2 genome:
- a CDS encoding CopG family transcriptional regulator, protein MMNKKWATKRITLNLASGEAEKLEKYCQQTGRPATDVIRELIRGLPIQMQTDLNPIEQNYSTAIGQLRT, encoded by the coding sequence ATGATGAACAAAAAATGGGCAACAAAGCGAATTACCTTGAACCTAGCATCAGGTGAAGCCGAAAAGCTTGAAAAATATTGCCAACAAACTGGAAGACCAGCAACAGACGTGATTCGGGAACTTATTCGAGGATTACCTATACAAATGCAAACTGACTTAAATCCAATTGAACAGAATTACTCCACTGCAATAGGGCAATTAAGAACATAA
- a CDS encoding peptidylprolyl isomerase yields MESSSFLNIDEQPISIGQAVKYLQNSGKLGQFIGDILRQYVIEKELQTREDIAISPALTEQAIIDFRLKNQLTEPKSFQEWLQNNGKDYDSFHASVALSFKLEKLKAVVTEPKLPEYFIERKIFLDRVVISRIIVDNRELAEELQAQIEEGASFEALAREYSLTEDRIVNGMMGPVSRGTLPDTLRAAIDVARPMEIVGPIELEERYGLFRVEQILPASLEDTQLKQALQNELFEKWLAEKIQKLTVKLQVN; encoded by the coding sequence ATGGAATCTTCATCGTTTTTAAATATTGATGAGCAACCTATTTCGATTGGACAAGCAGTAAAGTATTTGCAAAATTCTGGAAAATTAGGACAATTCATTGGGGATATTCTACGTCAATATGTAATAGAAAAAGAATTACAAACTCGCGAAGATATAGCTATTAGTCCGGCTCTTACTGAACAGGCAATTATTGATTTTCGACTGAAAAATCAACTCACAGAGCCAAAAAGTTTTCAAGAATGGCTACAAAATAATGGCAAAGACTATGATTCTTTTCACGCTAGTGTGGCTCTAAGCTTCAAGTTAGAAAAACTCAAAGCAGTAGTAACAGAACCAAAGTTGCCAGAATATTTCATCGAAAGGAAGATCTTCCTGGATCGGGTGGTGATTTCGCGAATTATTGTAGATAATCGAGAACTAGCCGAGGAATTACAAGCCCAAATAGAGGAAGGAGCTAGCTTTGAGGCATTAGCCAGAGAATATTCACTCACAGAGGATCGCATCGTCAACGGCATGATGGGGCCCGTCAGCCGAGGAACATTGCCTGATACACTCAGGGCAGCAATTGATGTGGCAAGGCCAATGGAAATAGTAGGGCCAATCGAGCTGGAAGAACGTTATGGTTTGTTTCGTGTAGAACAAATTTTGCCAGCTTCATTGGAAGATACTCAACTAAAGCAAGCACTACAGAATGAGTTGTTTGAGAAATGGCTAGCAGAGAAAATTCAGAAGCTAACGGTAAAACTGCAAGTGAATTAA
- a CDS encoding S8 family serine peptidase: MSSDLAGNSLDKARSFTFTNNSEIFTDKLSLKDRNDYYQFTLEGKSSFQLDLTRLSANANVELIRDVNGNGVADKGEVIAASKRTGKKAESITQILEAGTYQIRVYSQGKAKTKYDLSVSATPIDNAGNTIDTAWDIGEISANTETLSYTDWVGKSDSYDYYKFNINTDGDVTLSLKDLGADADMRLLNWQGEILAGSANITNTDEFISSSLTAGTYYVQIYPYNGNQTFYNLRLSLTPPDSTVMIQSSDELESVDAANSTSITPATAGSNQATLRADTFVYTPTSTQTVFSGKGNIDFGSGGRDILDLSAFVSTQVQAFNYANTANGGVVYDPGNSVARVFDAIAFSDGRQIFFEGIDTIKFADTVIDLSVIPNDPLFSQQWNLHMMDVQKAWRFTTGSDQILLGIEDTGLATDINGYLHPDLRFTESISSNYFDEYSSDSHGTLVQGTIAAASNNNIGIAGINWNSTLMHVDVVGGNSGDYSLADATQILINWADSQNKRLVINLSLAGGYSTAFEQLIANNQDDVLFVIAAGNGNQSTISSPADLAKKYQNVISVGACWGTRDYYGNAKTPGTRVDYPSAGIQWYGSNYGEGLTLMAPTEFTSTSATRNTSESFYNNFDYINYFSGTSAATANVTGIASLVWSVNQGLTATQIRSILSDTAYDLGDPGYDTVYGYGVVNTDAAVRRALAIART; encoded by the coding sequence ATGTCATCGGATCTTGCTGGCAATTCCTTAGATAAAGCTAGAAGTTTTACATTTACAAATAATTCTGAGATTTTTACTGATAAACTTTCTCTTAAAGATCGAAACGATTATTACCAATTCACCCTTGAGGGTAAGAGCAGTTTTCAACTTGACTTGACTCGCTTAAGTGCTAATGCCAATGTCGAGTTGATTCGGGATGTGAATGGCAATGGTGTAGCAGACAAGGGAGAAGTCATTGCTGCTTCTAAGCGTACTGGTAAAAAAGCCGAATCAATCACCCAGATTTTAGAAGCCGGTACTTACCAGATTCGAGTTTATTCTCAGGGTAAAGCTAAAACTAAATATGACTTGAGTGTTTCGGCGACACCGATTGATAACGCAGGTAACACTATCGACACAGCTTGGGATATAGGTGAAATTTCAGCCAATACAGAAACTCTTAGCTATACAGATTGGGTAGGTAAATCCGACAGCTACGATTACTATAAGTTCAACATCAATACTGACGGCGATGTCACTCTGTCACTCAAAGATTTGGGTGCTGATGCAGATATGCGATTGTTGAATTGGCAAGGTGAGATTCTGGCGGGTTCTGCCAATATTACTAATACTGATGAATTTATTAGTAGTAGCTTAACAGCCGGAACCTATTACGTACAGATTTATCCATACAACGGCAATCAAACTTTTTACAATCTACGTTTATCATTAACACCGCCGGATTCTACGGTAATGATTCAAAGTTCAGATGAACTAGAATCAGTAGATGCTGCCAATAGCACATCTATCACACCTGCAACTGCTGGCAGTAACCAAGCTACACTCAGAGCAGATACGTTTGTATATACACCGACTTCAACACAAACTGTATTTTCTGGTAAAGGGAATATCGACTTTGGTAGCGGAGGGCGAGATATACTGGATCTCTCTGCTTTTGTATCTACACAAGTCCAAGCGTTTAACTATGCTAACACTGCCAATGGTGGTGTAGTTTACGATCCTGGTAATTCAGTTGCCCGTGTGTTTGATGCGATCGCTTTCTCTGACGGTAGGCAAATTTTCTTTGAAGGTATCGACACTATTAAGTTTGCAGATACTGTAATTGACTTATCGGTAATCCCAAATGATCCGCTATTTAGCCAACAATGGAACTTGCACATGATGGATGTGCAGAAAGCATGGCGGTTCACAACAGGCTCAGATCAGATTCTACTTGGAATTGAAGATACAGGATTAGCAACTGACATTAACGGCTACCTTCACCCTGATTTGCGATTTACCGAAAGTATTAGTTCTAACTATTTTGATGAATATTCCTCTGATTCTCACGGAACTTTAGTCCAAGGAACGATCGCTGCTGCTAGCAATAATAATATTGGTATCGCTGGCATCAACTGGAATTCTACGCTAATGCATGTCGATGTTGTTGGTGGTAACTCCGGAGATTATAGTTTAGCTGATGCGACACAGATATTAATCAATTGGGCAGATAGTCAAAATAAGCGTTTAGTTATTAACCTCAGCCTAGCTGGTGGTTACTCCACAGCATTTGAACAGCTAATTGCTAACAATCAAGACGATGTTTTGTTTGTCATCGCTGCTGGCAATGGTAATCAGAGTACCATTTCGAGTCCTGCCGATTTAGCTAAGAAGTACCAAAATGTGATCTCCGTTGGGGCTTGTTGGGGAACTCGAGACTACTACGGCAATGCGAAAACACCAGGAACAAGAGTTGATTATCCGAGTGCAGGTATACAGTGGTATGGTTCTAACTATGGGGAAGGTTTAACTCTAATGGCCCCAACAGAATTTACCTCTACCAGTGCTACTCGCAACACATCTGAATCTTTCTACAATAACTTCGACTACATAAACTATTTCAGTGGTACTTCCGCAGCAACAGCAAATGTTACAGGAATTGCATCATTAGTCTGGAGTGTTAATCAAGGGTTAACAGCCACACAGATACGTTCGATTCTTTCAGACACTGCTTACGATCTTGGTGATCCTGGTTATGATACAGTCTACGGCTACGGTGTTGTCAATACTGATGCTGCTGTACGTCGGGCGCTGGCTATTGCAAGGACTTAA
- a CDS encoding peptidase domain-containing ABC transporter, with protein sequence MASRENSEANGKTASELKLIDDESSHTRVLASLPWTQAPLCWLTPQQQTLLKKRAETLRFGLGEKIWPKDGVGYQFLIATGKVRLREEGVGKPLATLAADDWFGSLQELPLECKAVAASKDVVVVRWPVTVWAEISTPQIEEFWRGRQAEKGDKEDKGDSLHSPHSTLTLSRYASTHSPHSPTSTHPTYPFVASRNTAAACLTMVAQQLDQPVKLEWVQRQVRGQQPKHVVEAAEKLGFVLRRLQVSWFDLQQLSFPALLQWGASPEAEGNWVVVYAVRGDRLLIANPLNGDRTCEVLPQSLVEEHWNGQLWQVELIQKQEKFNLNWFLPAVWQYRGLLGEVLLASLTLQMLGLATPLITQVVIDKVMVQESLATLDVMALALLLVAIFEAVLGILRLFVFTHTARRLDLSLSAQLFRHLMRLPLAYFESRRVGDTVARVQELEQIRQFLTGTALTVVLDSVFAVVYLVLMFYYSIPLTFTALAVLPLFAILTLVATPILRNWLNETFNRSADSQSFLVETVTGIHSVKAHAAEAVARDRWEGLFARFIRTGFKASTTSNISSNIGDFLTNFSSLLILWFGAKLVIDNKLTVGQLVAFQMLSGRVTGPLLRLVQLWQNLQQVLLSVDRIGDILNVAPEAEPGTGLVLPPLKGQVAFDQVFFRYRQNTEPVLRGISFNVQPGQFVGIVGRSGSGKSTLSKLLQRLYQIESGRILIDGFDIKSADLTSLRQQISVVLQEDFLFNGSILENITLGNPEISAEQVVEAARLAVAHDFISELPHGYETNVGERGTALSGGQRQRIALARLFLSQAPILILDEATSALDSETEQQVLQNLQKVSQGRTVFLIAHRFAPLKRADLILVLEKGVLVERGTHTDLLQQKGLYWSLYQRQQFNI encoded by the coding sequence ATGGCTAGCAGAGAAAATTCAGAAGCTAACGGTAAAACTGCAAGTGAATTAAAGCTGATAGATGATGAGTCTTCACATACAAGGGTGCTAGCTTCTCTACCTTGGACACAAGCACCACTATGTTGGTTAACTCCACAACAGCAAACTCTATTGAAAAAACGGGCAGAAACTCTACGCTTCGGTTTAGGAGAAAAAATCTGGCCAAAAGATGGAGTGGGTTATCAGTTTTTGATTGCGACTGGTAAAGTCCGTTTGCGCGAAGAAGGAGTTGGTAAACCCCTAGCAACTTTAGCTGCGGATGATTGGTTTGGTAGTTTGCAGGAACTACCCCTCGAATGCAAAGCTGTAGCTGCTAGTAAAGATGTAGTAGTGGTACGTTGGCCTGTGACAGTATGGGCAGAAATTTCCACACCACAGATTGAGGAGTTTTGGCGAGGGAGGCAAGCAGAGAAGGGGGACAAGGAGGACAAGGGGGACTCCTTACACTCCCCCCACTCCACCCTTACCTTAAGCCGCTACGCGTCTACACACTCCCCCCACTCCCCTACTTCCACCCACCCCACTTACCCGTTTGTTGCTAGCCGCAACACTGCTGCTGCTTGCTTGACAATGGTGGCACAACAATTAGATCAACCTGTGAAGTTGGAATGGGTACAACGACAAGTCAGAGGACAGCAGCCGAAACATGTTGTAGAAGCAGCAGAAAAGTTAGGCTTTGTGCTGCGACGGTTACAGGTGAGTTGGTTTGATTTGCAGCAGTTGTCATTTCCAGCTTTGTTGCAGTGGGGTGCATCCCCAGAAGCTGAGGGTAACTGGGTTGTAGTTTATGCTGTCAGGGGCGATCGCTTACTCATTGCCAATCCCCTCAATGGCGATCGCACTTGTGAAGTTTTGCCGCAGTCTTTGGTGGAAGAACATTGGAATGGGCAACTGTGGCAAGTAGAGTTAATCCAAAAGCAGGAAAAATTCAACCTCAATTGGTTTTTACCAGCAGTATGGCAGTACCGAGGACTGTTAGGGGAAGTGTTGCTGGCGTCGTTGACGTTACAGATGTTGGGGTTAGCAACGCCACTGATTACCCAAGTCGTGATCGATAAAGTCATGGTGCAAGAGAGTTTGGCAACTCTTGATGTCATGGCACTTGCCTTATTATTAGTGGCAATTTTTGAGGCAGTACTTGGTATTTTGCGGCTATTTGTCTTTACCCATACCGCCCGACGCTTGGATTTAAGTTTGTCCGCCCAGCTATTTCGCCATTTGATGCGCTTACCTTTGGCTTATTTTGAATCACGCCGGGTAGGAGACACAGTTGCGCGGGTGCAAGAACTGGAACAAATTCGCCAGTTCCTCACAGGTACGGCGTTGACTGTGGTTTTAGATAGTGTGTTTGCTGTCGTGTACCTGGTATTGATGTTTTACTACAGCATTCCTCTCACCTTCACGGCGTTGGCTGTGCTGCCTTTATTTGCCATCCTCACACTTGTAGCTACACCAATTCTCCGCAACTGGCTGAATGAAACCTTTAATCGCAGTGCTGATAGCCAGTCATTTTTGGTAGAGACGGTGACAGGAATTCATTCAGTGAAAGCCCATGCCGCCGAAGCAGTAGCACGCGATCGCTGGGAAGGTTTATTTGCCCGTTTTATCCGCACAGGCTTCAAAGCTTCCACTACCTCTAACATCAGCAGCAATATCGGTGATTTCCTCACCAATTTCTCTAGCTTACTCATTCTCTGGTTTGGTGCTAAGTTAGTCATTGACAATAAACTGACTGTTGGTCAACTTGTTGCTTTTCAAATGCTTTCTGGTAGAGTTACCGGGCCATTACTGCGATTAGTGCAACTATGGCAAAATCTGCAACAAGTTCTCCTTTCCGTAGACAGGATTGGCGATATTCTCAACGTCGCCCCAGAAGCAGAACCAGGCACAGGTTTAGTTTTGCCACCCCTCAAAGGGCAAGTTGCTTTTGATCAAGTCTTCTTCCGCTACCGCCAAAATACTGAACCCGTACTGCGAGGTATTTCTTTTAACGTGCAGCCAGGGCAATTTGTCGGTATTGTCGGACGTAGTGGTTCTGGTAAAAGTACCCTTTCTAAGCTTCTGCAACGCCTCTATCAAATTGAATCAGGACGCATCCTGATTGATGGTTTTGATATTAAAAGTGCTGATTTAACTTCCTTGCGTCAACAAATTAGTGTTGTTCTCCAAGAAGACTTTTTATTCAACGGTTCAATTTTGGAGAATATTACCCTTGGTAATCCGGAGATTAGCGCTGAACAAGTAGTAGAAGCTGCTAGACTTGCTGTTGCCCACGACTTTATTAGTGAATTACCCCACGGTTACGAAACCAACGTCGGCGAAAGGGGTACAGCTTTATCTGGTGGACAACGACAGCGTATTGCCTTAGCGCGGTTGTTCCTCTCCCAAGCGCCGATTTTGATTTTAGATGAAGCTACCAGCGCCCTAGATAGTGAAACCGAACAGCAAGTACTACAAAACTTGCAAAAAGTTTCTCAAGGACGGACTGTATTTTTAATTGCTCACCGCTTTGCACCTTTAAAACGTGCTGATCTAATTTTGGTGTTAGAAAAAGGAGTTCTCGTCGAACGCGGTACACATACAGACTTGTTACAGCAAAAGGGTTTATATTGGTCGCTGTATCAACGACAGCAGTTTAATATTTAA
- a CDS encoding TIGR00297 family protein, producing MLALINSVNPWLVGVVLNSILLVVAWIAPKKLLTTSGYFHAWLLGVLIWGTLGWRGYIVVMFYFLVGSFVTRMGMTQKEAEGIAEKRSGARGPENVWGSALIGTLCALGVGMLELGILPVTQSLIADLRSLLLLGYVASFSTKLSDTCASEVGKAYGKSTFLITTLQSVPRGTEGAVSLEGTLAGVVASVVIAFVGWAVGLVELLGVLWCVVAAFIATNVESVIGATLQSKYTWLTNELVNILNTLIGAIAAILLAWFWAITVA from the coding sequence ATGCTGGCTTTAATTAACTCTGTAAATCCCTGGCTAGTGGGAGTGGTGCTGAATTCTATCTTGTTAGTTGTGGCTTGGATTGCTCCCAAAAAACTACTTACAACCTCTGGTTACTTCCACGCTTGGTTACTAGGTGTCTTGATTTGGGGGACATTAGGTTGGCGAGGATATATAGTTGTAATGTTCTATTTTCTGGTTGGTTCTTTTGTCACACGCATGGGTATGACCCAAAAAGAAGCTGAAGGTATTGCTGAAAAGCGTTCTGGCGCCAGAGGACCGGAAAATGTTTGGGGTTCAGCTTTAATTGGGACACTGTGCGCTTTAGGAGTAGGAATGCTAGAGTTGGGGATTCTTCCCGTTACCCAATCTTTGATCGCTGATCTGCGATCGCTACTACTCCTGGGTTATGTAGCCAGTTTTAGTACCAAGCTGTCTGATACCTGTGCTAGTGAAGTGGGGAAAGCCTATGGCAAGAGTACTTTTTTGATTACCACTCTACAATCAGTTCCCCGTGGAACTGAGGGAGCAGTAAGTTTAGAAGGAACCTTAGCTGGGGTGGTGGCTTCAGTGGTTATTGCTTTTGTGGGTTGGGCTGTTGGTTTAGTCGAACTTTTGGGTGTACTTTGGTGCGTAGTAGCAGCATTTATTGCCACAAATGTAGAAAGTGTCATTGGAGCAACATTGCAATCAAAATACACTTGGTTAACAAACGAATTAGTGAATATTTTGAATACATTAATCGGTGCGATCGCGGCGATTTTGTTGGCTTGGTTTTGGGCAATTACAGTTGCTTAA
- the crtH gene encoding carotenoid isomerase, with the protein MANSIAKIPNPRSPITDPYYDAIIIGSGIGGLVTATQLAAKGAKVLVLERYLIPGGSAGYFERHGYRFDVGASMIFGFGQRGTTNLLTRALDAVNVSLEVIPDMVQIHYHLPNGLDLRVERNYEKFLQNLIAYFPHEAKGIRRFYDECWRVFHCLNCMALLSLEEPRYLLRMFFQHPLACLGLLRYLPQNAGNVAQRYIKDPLLLKFIDMECYCWSVVPADMTPMINAGMVFSDRHYGGVNYPKGGVGQIAQKLVEGLIQAGGNIKYQTKVTQILTEKGRAVGVKLANGQIYRAKRIVSNATRWDTFQKLLPQKNFPSNEKKWQQLYQKSPSFLSLHMGIQASCLPAKTECHHILLEDWEKMADSEGTIFVSIPTLLDPDLAPAGYHIIHAFTPHWINDWQGLSVKNYEANKEKAAWRIIERLEKIFPGLDAGLDYLEVGTPRTHRRFLGREDGTYGPIPRRKLRGLLAMPFNRTAIGGLYCVGDSTFPGQGLNAVAFSGFACAHRIAVDLGLN; encoded by the coding sequence ATGGCTAACTCCATAGCGAAAATTCCCAATCCTCGCTCCCCGATCACCGATCCCTATTATGATGCAATTATCATTGGTTCTGGGATTGGTGGTCTGGTGACAGCAACTCAATTGGCCGCGAAAGGGGCCAAAGTACTTGTTTTAGAACGCTATCTCATTCCAGGTGGCAGTGCTGGCTATTTTGAAAGACATGGTTATCGCTTCGATGTTGGCGCTTCGATGATTTTCGGGTTTGGACAACGCGGTACAACCAACTTACTCACCCGTGCTTTAGATGCTGTGAATGTCAGCTTAGAAGTAATTCCTGACATGGTGCAGATTCATTATCATCTGCCTAATGGTCTTGATCTGAGGGTTGAGCGGAATTACGAAAAGTTCTTACAAAATCTCATCGCCTATTTTCCCCACGAAGCAAAGGGTATTCGTCGATTTTATGACGAATGTTGGCGAGTATTTCACTGCTTAAATTGCATGGCTCTCTTATCTTTAGAAGAGCCACGCTATTTGCTGCGGATGTTTTTTCAACATCCCTTGGCTTGTTTGGGGTTATTAAGGTATTTGCCACAAAATGCTGGAAATGTAGCACAACGATACATAAAAGATCCCCTATTGTTGAAATTTATCGATATGGAATGCTATTGCTGGTCGGTAGTACCAGCAGACATGACACCGATGATCAATGCGGGAATGGTGTTTTCCGACAGACACTATGGTGGTGTGAACTATCCCAAAGGTGGTGTGGGTCAAATCGCTCAAAAGCTTGTAGAAGGTCTGATTCAAGCTGGAGGTAACATTAAATACCAAACGAAAGTCACGCAAATACTCACAGAAAAGGGACGAGCCGTAGGTGTAAAATTAGCTAATGGCCAAATCTATCGTGCTAAGCGTATTGTTTCTAATGCTACACGTTGGGATACTTTTCAGAAATTACTACCGCAAAAAAATTTTCCGTCTAATGAGAAAAAGTGGCAGCAATTATATCAGAAATCGCCTAGCTTTTTGAGTCTGCATATGGGCATTCAGGCATCTTGTTTACCTGCCAAGACAGAATGCCATCATATTTTATTAGAAGACTGGGAGAAAATGGCAGATTCTGAAGGTACTATTTTTGTGTCGATTCCCACGTTGCTTGACCCGGATTTAGCACCAGCTGGTTATCATATCATTCACGCCTTTACACCACATTGGATAAATGATTGGCAAGGTCTATCTGTAAAGAATTATGAAGCAAACAAAGAGAAAGCTGCTTGGCGAATTATCGAACGCTTGGAGAAGATATTTCCGGGGTTAGATGCAGGCTTAGACTACCTGGAAGTAGGAACACCACGCACTCATCGTCGCTTTTTAGGTCGTGAGGATGGTACTTACGGGCCAATTCCGCGACGGAAATTGCGGGGATTGCTAGCAATGCCGTTTAATAGAACAGCAATTGGGGGACTTTATTGTGTAGGAGATAGTACATTTCCCGGACAGGGTTTAAATGCAGTGGCTTTTTCTGGTTTTGCCTGCGCTCATCGAATAGCGGTAGATTTAGGATTGAATTAG
- a CDS encoding PAS domain-containing sensor histidine kinase produces MNAYELTQQINAVRQRADALQNHANMSPLPPSEILHDCLEELNTALEELRVAEEELRQQNEELTSIRFSLETERQRYKELFDFAPDAYLVTNIEGKILEANRAATGLFKISQKYLQGKLLINFIPENQRRTFRSQLMRLHQIKQIQDWEIQMHTREGDKFNAAISVTTVWDREGNPKGWRWLVRDITARKQAEEELRAIRLENLQLQEATRLKSQFLAVMSHELRTPMNAILGFSQLLLRHPYNQFPPQARNMVERIVSSARRLLALIEDILDFSKLEAGRLELNLTEFNLAELVTTTVEELHCLAQQKHLGLDVYINLQNPNVVNDSDRLRQILVNLLSNAIKFTDIGKVNVEVLEIQERVMLLVKDTGIGISEADLKNIFQEFRQVNQCLTRKHSGTGLGLAIVDQLVRLMQGSITVESKLGEGSTFRVELPRVVNSHN; encoded by the coding sequence GTGAACGCCTACGAATTAACCCAACAAATAAATGCTGTGCGTCAACGTGCTGATGCACTACAAAATCATGCCAATATGTCGCCACTACCGCCATCGGAAATTCTGCACGACTGTCTTGAAGAACTTAATACAGCATTAGAAGAACTAAGAGTGGCAGAAGAAGAATTACGTCAACAAAACGAGGAATTAACAAGTATTCGCTTTTCGTTGGAAACAGAACGCCAACGCTACAAAGAACTATTTGATTTTGCGCCAGATGCCTATTTGGTGACTAACATCGAAGGCAAAATATTAGAAGCAAATCGCGCTGCTACCGGCTTATTTAAAATATCACAAAAATATCTCCAAGGCAAATTACTTATCAACTTCATTCCAGAAAATCAGCGTCGTACCTTTCGTTCCCAGCTAATGCGTTTGCACCAGATCAAACAAATCCAAGATTGGGAAATCCAAATGCATACGCGTGAAGGAGATAAATTTAATGCTGCTATCAGTGTAACTACAGTGTGGGATCGCGAAGGTAATCCCAAGGGCTGGCGTTGGTTGGTACGGGATATTACCGCCCGCAAACAAGCAGAAGAAGAGTTACGGGCGATTAGGCTGGAAAATTTGCAACTCCAAGAAGCTACAAGGCTGAAATCCCAATTCTTGGCGGTTATGTCTCATGAACTGCGTACCCCCATGAATGCGATCTTGGGCTTTTCCCAACTATTGCTACGCCACCCATACAATCAGTTTCCTCCCCAAGCAAGAAACATGGTAGAACGGATTGTATCTAGTGCTAGACGCTTGCTAGCGCTGATCGAGGATATACTAGATTTTTCCAAACTAGAGGCTGGGCGGCTGGAGTTGAATTTGACAGAATTCAATTTAGCTGAATTGGTAACAACAACTGTAGAAGAACTGCACTGTTTAGCCCAGCAGAAACATTTAGGTTTAGATGTTTATATTAACCTGCAAAATCCTAATGTTGTTAATGATAGCGATCGCCTCCGCCAAATTTTGGTTAATCTGCTTTCTAATGCGATTAAATTTACCGATATAGGTAAAGTAAATGTGGAAGTATTAGAAATTCAAGAACGAGTGATGTTGCTTGTCAAAGATACAGGCATAGGCATTAGCGAAGCCGACTTAAAAAACATCTTTCAAGAATTTCGTCAAGTCAACCAATGTCTCACTCGTAAACATAGTGGTACTGGATTAGGACTAGCAATTGTAGATCAATTAGTGCGCTTGATGCAAGGCAGCATCACTGTAGAAAGTAAACTCGGTGAGGGTTCAACTTTTCGTGTGGAGTTACCAAGAGTAGTTAACAGCCATAATTAA